The Sporosarcina sp. FSL W7-1349 genome includes the window CTGTGTAGAGGGGGCAAGATTCATGATATCGGTCCTAGTTGCAGATGATCATGCAATCGTCCGGTCTGGAATCAAACTAATGATTGAGAGCCAGCCCGATATGAAGGTCGTTGGGGAAGCGGAAGATGGAGAAGAGGCGGTCCATAAAGCATTGGAATTAGTGCCTGATATCGTCATTATGGATTTGAAGATGCCGAAAAAGAGCGGTATGGTGGCCATCAAGCAGATTACCGAAGCAAATGATCAGATTAAAATCATCGTTTTGACGATGCACGACGATAAAGAATATATCTTCCGTACATTGCAGGCGGGGGCGACAAGTTATTTATTGAAAAGTCATCATGAAAATGACTTGATTGAAGCGATCCGAACGGTCAGCATCGGCGAGGCTTATTTATATCCGAACGCGACGAAGCTTCTTTTGGAAGATTATATTCAGAAATCGAGTTCGACCCATGATGATAATTTGATGAAACTGTCCGGACGTGAACAAGAGGTCCTGTCCTATCTCGCCAAAGGGTATACGAACCGGGAAGCCGCTGAGCAGCTGTTCGTTTCGATTAAAACCATTGAATCACATCGATCGAAAATCATGGAAAAGTTGAATTTGAAAACTCGTCCCGCTCTTGTGGAATATGCGGCGAAAAATGGGTTTCTGGATTTCTCATGAGCAGTGTCAACTTTGAAAATCCGGTCCGTTTACGAAAACACGAGCTTCGCTATTTATACATAGCAATTCTGGGCATCCTGCTCATGGGAGCCGTTCGCGCGTTTTTTAACTATGAAATGATCAGCATTCCCGGCCCTCAGTTTTTATTGATTCATACGGTGTTGGAATCATTCAGTATTTTCGTGTCGTTTTGCATATTCATTCAAGCGATGATTACTCATTCAAGGGATTCGCGAAATGTGAACCTCTTTATCGGAATGGTCTTTTTCGCGGTCGGTACATATGATTTGCTCCATACGCTATTTTACAAGGGAATGCCATTTTATGAAGATGAATTTTCGGGTAATCGGGCGACGTGGCTATGGATTTTCGCGAGGTTGTCTGAAAGTATCGGCATGGCGGTTGCCGTGATCTTGCCGTATAAAGTGATGGGATTGAAAAGATCACGGGCCCTTTCCCTATCCATTTTATGGGTCAGTTTCATCAGTGCGTCCCTATTTTTTCGGCAAGATCTGTTGCCGACCTTGCTGGATGATGAATATGGGATTACGAGCATGAAAGTGAGTTTGGAATACATTATTTGTACATTTATGCTCGTGACACTGATCGCCTTAATGGCAGAGTACAGAAAAACTCGGAAACTGCATACTCTCCAATTGGCTTTGGCGATCTTTATCATCATGACAGGTGAATTGTACTTTACCCTTTACGATAAAGTGTATGATATTGAAAATCTAATCGGTCATATTTATAAATTCGTTGGATATTTGTATTTATTCCGTGCGGTGTTTTATCCGCAAATCCAATATATTTTGACGAGCAAAGAAGAAGCAGAATCTAAATGGAGGGAGGCCGAGCATATGCTGTTTGAAGCTGAAAAGAACTTGTCGAAACTCGTTTTACAAGCACATGAGGAAGAAAGGAAACGGGTGTCGAGAGAGCTGCATGACGGAATCGGCCAATCGCTATATAGTATTTTAATGACATTGAATTTGGCGGAGAATGAAATCCCGGGAGCAGCGAAACCTCCGAGCTTGCAAAAAGCAAAAAAGATGACTGCAGATGCTATGGTAGAAGTGAAAGAGATTGCCCATTCTTTGCGGCCGAGTTCACTCGACGATCTCGGGTTTTTACCTGCATTGAAAATGTACATCGATCATTTTGAAAAAGTGCATGATATCGAAGTAAGGCTTACGACATCAGGCGATAAGCAACGGCTGGAACCTGAAATTGAAACAGCTCTCTATCGGATTTGCCAAGAGGCTTTGACGAATAGCGCCAAATATGCAAGCCCTCAAACAGTTGAAATCATCTTGGAAAACAATCCGGGAGACATCCGGCTCACGATCCAGGACGACGGCATCGGATTTTCAGTTGAGAGCTATTTGAAGGGGAATCAGCGGAAAGGAATCGGGCTGTTCAGTATGAAAGAGCGCGCCGAAACATATGGCGGCACAATAGACATACAATCCATGTTGAATGAAGGGACAACCACCATCGTCTCCATTCCGAAATAAAAAAGAACGGGTTGCCGTATGGGACGAGGCTGTGCATTGTCCCAGGGCAGCCCGTTTTTTATTGTGTAAAAGGTTTTCAATTACAAGTGATTGGCGGGTGAGTGCAAGGAATGCCGAGATGAGTGCAAGCAAACATTCGGTAGGTTATGTCAGGAAAATCGTTCAGGAACGGCGAGACTCTTGTGGGAGTAGGGTCAGCCGAAGACTCCGGAGGGCGCGAAGCGACCGAGGAGGCTGAGGCGACGCCCACGGAAAGGGAGCCTTCCTGAACGATTTTCCAGGTTTCAGGATAGCCCCCTTCAAGCCGTTCATTCACAAACGAGAATTTGTCTGGAAAAGGTCCCTTTCTTCGCGACACATCGGTCCATGATGGAAAAACCGGCCTCGTGGATCATGTGATCGATCGTATCGATAGTTACGACGACCAATTTCTTCGTGAAGCGCCGCGCCTGCTTCAAAATGTCGAGCTGGCCTTCGTCCGTAATATGGGTGAATAGGTTATACGGCATGTCGATGATGGCAACGTCATATTCGTCCGCAACCGCGGCAATCGGTCCAATGGCCACGTCGCCTTCCAGTCCGAAATGCTTGATGTTCTTCCTTGATCCCCAGACGACGAGCGGATTGATGTCTCGGCCTTTCATCTCAATGTCCATCGAGAGCGCTTCGACGAGCACGGTCCCGATGCCGCAGCACGGATCGATCGCCCGGATGCCTTCCGGGAAGGGGACTGCAATATTCACTACGGCCCGTGCCAGCCGGGTGCCGAGTGCCGTGGAATACATATGCGGCTTTTGCTGGTGCTGGTACCACACCGCTTCACTTAGCTTGTGCTCCCCGAAATACCATCGGTTGTCCTGCTGCACGATCCCATACGTTATTTGCGGTTCATTCAAATCCGGTTCGCCTGGAATCTGCAAGCCGGCATCCCGTTCGATTTTCCGCCGATCTGCGTGGCCGATCTTTTTCGTATCCCCGAGGTCGGTTGAATTCAAACAGAGCACTTTGAAAGTCCGATCACCGCAATCGACAGATTCGATTTGGCGATACAGTTCCTCCAACGTGTCAGCTTCCCATTGCACATCCAGCCGTTCCTTCATGAAAGGGCTTCGGCTCGGATCGATTTCCATAGGGCTGATCAAAATATTGGACGCCACATCTAATCCGAAAAATGCCCGCATTTCCAGCCGGCACAGATCATGCTCATCCCGATGCCGGCTATACGTATAAATAAACTGTCTGTTGTTCAATCAATTCCCATCCTTCGCCGCGTCAACTAAGTCGGCAACGAATCGGACCACCAATTGAACCGCCTGTTCCAACGTAAGAGTTTCATCAAAGCCTTCCATCCCATTCAACGTCACATTGACATCCCAAACCCCGTCATCCCCGGAGAACAGCATGCTGTATTGGATGCCGTCCCCTTGCAAATTTGCATCAAGGAATGATTTCATTGGCTCGCGTAATTTCTTTTGCAGCCCCAATCCGAACAGAGCGGTGTACGTTTGGAAGACATCATCGATTTCGAGCACTAACGCATCGATCCGAATGGCCTCAAACGCAGGTGACTCGATATATAGAAATTCTTCCGTGTTTTCTTTCAGATAAGAAACGCTTCTGCTCAGAAAGTCGCCTGTCTCTTTCTGTATGACTGCTTCCGTCTCTTTATGGCAACGCTCGATCGTTTCAATCGGAAAATGTTTCTCCATTCATTTCAGCTCCTTCATCCATAAAGTATACCGCATCTGTTGGCAGATAGGCGCATTCGGTGCAAATGAAAAACCGCAGAATGTATTGCAATATACAGTTTGGTTAATTATAATACACTATATTGTATAAAAATTCATTCTGGAAGGTTGAGATAGATATGAAGCTTTGGGGTGGACGCTTTACGAGCCGTGCGGATGAAATCATGGAACAGTTTAATACATCATTGCCAGTCGACCATCGTTTATATAAAGAAGATATCACGGGCAGTTTAGCGCATGTGACGATGCTCGTCCATTGTGAATTACTGACACAGGAAGAAGGAGAACTTCTCATCAATGGCCTGCAATCGATCCTCCAAGATATCGAATCAGGGGAATTAAAAATCGAGGGAAATTATGAAGATATCCATTCTTTCGTAGAAATGCAGTTGACGGAGCGCATCGGGGAGACGGGGAAAAAACTGCATACGGCGCGCAGCCGGAATGACCAAGTGGCCGTCGATATGCGCTTGTATGCAAAAAATACGGCGGCAGAAGTGATGGACAGCCTGCAAATGCTCATCGATTCATTGCATGAAAAAGGGGCTGCCAATAATGTCATCATGCCGGGATATACCCATTTGCAACGAGCACAAGTTGTGACGTTCGGCCACCATCTCGGCGCCTATGCCCAAATGTTTGCACGGGATAAAAAGCGGATTGCTTGCGCCATTGAAATTTTGGATGAAAATCCGCTCGGCTGCGGCGCATTGGCGGGGACGACGCATCATATCGACCGCACGGTGACGACATCGCAGCTCGGCTTTGCAAAACCGGTTGACAATTTTCTGGATGGCGTCAGCGACCGCGATTACTTGCTGGAGCTGATGTCCGATTTCTCCATCATTATGATGCACTTGAGCCGTCTGAGCGAAGAACTCATCCTCTGGAGCAGCCAGGAGTTCAAATTCATCACGATGTCCGATGCGTATTCAACGGGAAGTAGCATCATGCCGCAGAAGAAAAACCCGGATGCCGCCGAGTTGATCCGCGGAAAGACAGGGCGCGTGTACGGGTCGCTCTTTTCATTGTTGACGACGCTGAAAGGGCTGCCGTTGACGTACAATAAGGATATGCAGGAAGACAAGGAGCAGTTTTTCGATGCGCTTGATACGGTCATGGACTGCATGGAAATCATGTCAAGAATGATTGATACGCTGGAAGTGAACGCGGATCAGATGAAAGCGGCCATCAAGGCAGGCTTCCTAAACGCAACAGAAGTGGCGGATTATTTAGTAAGCAAAGGGACCGCATTCCGGGATGCGCATGAGATTGTCGGGAAGCTGATCATCTATTGCGAGGAACAGAAGAAGGCGATCGAGGATTTGACGATCGAGGAATTAGCGAAGTTCAGCGGCCAGATCACCAATGATATTTACGAATATATCGATTACGAAAACATTATCACCAAAGGGAATAAGCAATTGATGAAACAAGTGAAGAAATGAGGAAAAGGGGCTGCCTGGGAATGGACAGCCCCTTTACGATTTGGCTGATCTGCTAATACCGCATGATTTTTTCGGCAATCACTTCGGCAGCAAAGAAATATCCGTCAAGTTCACAGCTATATCATCCACTTCTGTTAAAGTATCAGTCAAATTTACAGCGTTATCCGTCCTATTCCTCGTCTTATCCGTCAAGTTCACAATTTTATTCCCAAAACAGGACTTTCGAATCGGAAAAAAGCTGTCCGAGTTTGTTTCGGACAGCTGGTGGTTCACCCTGTAATGTTTCAATAAAAGCCACGCCGTATAGACAGGACCACATCCTATTTCAATGACTTTCTCTCCTGGGTACTTTCGGCAATAGTGGAATTGGCTTGTTTGAAATTTTGATTAATCGGAGGAGAAGAGGATTTCACGGGGTCTCCATAGGCTGTATACGTATTCGGGTCCTCCTTTTTCTTGCCGGCATTGAAATTCGTGTTAATGTTTTTCGTCATTTTCGAGCCTCCCTTTTGTGTTTATTCCTTCTATAATCACCAGTAACACGGTTATTATGTTTCTCAAATAGTAAACGGGGAGGTATTAACCTCCCCACAGTCATCAGTTGATTTAACACCTGATTGCCCTAGTGTAAACATTAGTTGCGGCGGCTATACGAAGAAATATTTGGTTGGTTTAGATATGTTACCAAGAATCTTTATTATGCAAAACAGCTGCCCCGAATTCATCGGGACAGCTGTAATTAATTCAACCCATAATATGATAGCCGGCATCGACGTAGATTGTTTCGCCGGTGACGCCGCTGGACAGTTTGCTGAGCATGGCGATGGTCATTTCAGCGACTTCTTCTTGCGTGACATTGCGCTTCAATGGAGCTTTCTCCTCAATTTGAGACAGGATCGTGTTGAATGAAGGAACCCCTTTTGCGGAAAGTGTCCGGACGGCGCCAGCGGAAATCGCGTTGACACGGATATCGTCTTTCCCGAGGTCGTTGGCCAAATAGCGGACGGATGCTTCCAATGCCGCTTTCGCGACGCCCATGACATTATAGCCGTCGAGTACTCGCTCGGCTCCGAGATAACTCATCGTCACGATGGATCCGCCTTCCTTCATATATGGACGCGCTTCTTTCGCTGCAGCGATGAGGGAGTACGAACTTGTATCTTGTGCGAACGCATACCCGCTTCTCGTTGTTTCGACGAAATCATTACGGAGGTCTTCGGCATGGGCAAATGCTACGGAGTGGACAACGCCGTGAATGACGCCGACTTCCTCGCCGATTTTCGTGAATGCTTCATGCATGCTGGTATCGTCATTGACGTCGCATTGGACGACCATGCGCGCTTCATAGTTGCCTGCTTCCAATGCTTTCTCCATTTTCGCAAGCGAGCGTTCTTTCCGATACGTGAAGATGACATTCGCACCAACGGAAAACAGCGATTTCGCTACTCCCCAAGCCAGGCTCCGCTCATTCGCCACACCCATTACTACAATATTTTTTCCTTTTAAATTAAGTATATCCATCATCATAACCCCCATTTATTTTCATAGCTGCTAATAGGACCTGTTACTAAACTTAGTATAGCATACCGTCATCTTTAGCCACAAATCAATTCTAAAGATTTGATTCTCCAAGAAAACGTAGACAATGGTATGATGAATTTATAGTTAGATAATTCTTGGAAGGGAGAAGGTTGTGAATGGGAAATCGTTTTTCAGGCAAGACCGCGATTGTGACGGGTGGGAGTCAAGGCATCGGCCGGAAAATCGTGGAGGAATTCGCAACGGAAGGAGCGAACGTCGCCATTTTGGATGTCAATCAGGAGGGGCTTGAGAAGACTTTAAAAGAAATGAATGAAATGGGATTTGACATTGCGGGTATCCATGCCAGTGTGACAGATCGCAAGCAGGTTGAAGATGCGATGGAATCTGTATTCGAGAGGTTCGGTTCAATCGATATTTTGGTGAATAATGCAGGCGTCACCCGGGATAATTTACTTTTCAAAATGACGGATGACGATTGGCTTACTGTGATGGATGTTCATTTGAGAGGGGCATTTTATGCAACTCAGGCAGTTCAGCAATACATGGTGAATCAGCGATACGGGCGCATTGTGACGATTTCTTCGACTTCTGCATTAGGGAATCGGGGACAGGCAAACTATGCAACGGCTAAAGCGGGGTTGCAAGGTTTTACGAAAACTTTAGCAATCGAGTTGGGCAAATTCGGTATTACCGCCAACTCCGTCGCACCGGGGTTTATTGAAACCGAAATGACAAAATCAACTGCGGATCGTTTGGGCATTCCTTTTGAAGAACTCGTTCAGGCAAGTGTTCGCCAGATTCCTGTTGGCCGAAGCGGTCAGCCTGAAGATATTGCCAATGCTGTCGCGTTTTTCGCGGATGAACGGTCTTCCTTCGTCAATGGGCAAGTACTGTATGTTGCAGGCGGTCCGAAAAACTAGCACTCTTTCTTGAAAACGGTAACATCTCGAAAAAACAAGAAATACATAAAAATACTATTGACTTTATATTTATACATTACTATACTAATCCTAACATGTAGTTGAGGTGATTGGCATGAAGGTTGGAATTATTGGAGCTTCAGGCTACGGTGGTCTCGAATTAATTCGTTTTCTTCATAACCATCCTGAAGTCGAACAAATAACTTTATTCACATCGTCTGAAGAAGGAACAATTTTTTCACAGAAATACTCACATCTTATGAATATATTTGATCAGCCGCTACAGCGGATTGAGAATGATAGATTGGCACAATTTGATGTTGTATTCTCGAGTGCACCCGCAGGCGTCGCAAGCCAGTTGTTGCCGCCTCTAGTTGGAAAAGGTCCGAAGCTAATTGATTTGTCCGGGGATTTCCGTTTGAAGGATTTGGCGCTCTATGAGGAATGGTATAAAAAAGAGCCGGCTCCGGCAGCCGCAGTGGCGGAAAGTGTATATGGCCTGACCGAGTGGAATAAAGAAGCGATTGCCGATGCGCAGCTGATTGCGAATCCAGGTTGCTATCCGACAGCGGTCCTTCTCTCGCTTTTGCCTTTATTGAAAGAGCAGCTGATCGATCCGTCCCAGCTCATCATCGATGCGAAAAGCGGTGTTTCCGGTGCGGGCAACCAACCGAATCAGATGACTCATTTCAGTGAGACGAATGAAAATACAGCTATTTATAAATTAAATCAGCACCAGCATATTCCGGAAATCGAGCAGGCATTTTCACTATTTGCTCACGAAGCACCGCCGATTACGTTCAGCACTCATCTTGTGCCGATGACACGGGGAATTCTCTCGACGAGCTACGCGGCGGTCGCGGACGGAGTGACGGAACAGGATCTCGTCAACTGTCTGGAAGAAGCGTACAAGGGCAAACCGTTCGTCCGGATTATCCGGGAAGCCAATAAATTCGGTACGAATCAAGTGTACGGTTCGAACTACTGCGATATCCATGTGAAAGTCGATCCACGAACCAATCGTGCTACCATCGTGTCTGTTATAGACAACTTGGTAAAAGGGGCGGCAGGGCAAGCGATCCAGAACATGAACGTCCAGTTCGGACTGGACGAAGCAGCGGGCCTCGAACTTGTCCCGGCATTCATCTAATTTGAATCAACAAAGGGTTAGGTAAAGCGCAAAGCAATACTTTATAGGCACAGGGTTTTAATCCCGGCTGATTCAAATTAGAGCCTCCGGCGGATGTCACAGATTTTGAATGGACCTCACATTGAGGGTGCCTTAATATCTGCAAAAAACGCAGAAATACGGCAAATCGAACCCTTCGCTGTTCGATTCACAATTACGCCAAGGCGAAATTGATTTTTTGGGGGTAGTACGATGACAACGAAAACAGTTTCCATGAAACGAATCTCAGGCTATAACATCCTTTCGCCGAAAGGATTTAAAGCGGACGGCATCCATTGCGGTCTGAAGCATAAAAAGAATGATCTCGGGTTGCTCGTCAGTGAAGTGCCTGCCAATGTCGCAGGTGTCTTTACGACAAATGCCGTCCAGGCGGCTCCTCTTTACGTCACGAAAGAAGCAATTGCCCAGGAAGGGAAGATGCAAGCGATCATCATCAATTCCGGCAATGCCAATGCGTGCACGGGCAAACAAGGTATGGAAGATGCATATGCCATGCAGGAAATGACGGCGGAAAAGCTTGGCATTGCGACTCATCTCGTAGGGGTCGCCTCCACAGGTGTCATCGGAGAAAAGATGAACATGGTCCCGATTATCAAAGGAATTAAAAAAATCGAGCCGAGCTATGGTCTGGAAGGTTCGATCCAGTTTTCCCAAGCGTTGTTGACGACAGATACGGTGACGAAAAACACTGCGTACATCACGGTCATCGATGGCAAGGAAATCACCATTGCCGGTACGGCGAAAGGCTCCGGGATGATCGAACCGAATATGGCGACGATGCTCGGGTTCATTACAACGGATGCGAATGTGGAGACGCCTCATTTGCAGACGGCGCTTAAAACGGTGACGGATTTGACATTCAACGCCATCACGGTTGATGGTGACACTTCGACGAATGACACGGTCCTCTTGTTGGCAAACGGCTTGGCGGAAAATGAATCCCTGACGCCGGACCACCCGGAGTGGGATAAATTCATTCAAACCTTACATGCCGTGGCACAAGACTTGGCGAAGATGATCGCAAAAGACGGTGAAGGGGCGACGAAACTGATCGAAACCGAAGTTGTCGGAGCCATCTCTGATGAAGAAGCACGGAAAATCGCCAAAACGGTCGTCGGTTCCCCATTAGTCAAAACTGCGGTCTTCGGTTGCGATGCGAACTGGGGACGAATTATCGCAGCGGTCGGCTATAGTGGCGCAACTGTCGATCCAAACGCGATCAGCATCCAGATCGGCGATACAACGGTCGTCGAAAGCGGAGAGCCGGTCAGCTTCTCGGAAGAGCATTTGCGTGAATACTTGAAACAGCCTGAAGTGAAAATTGTCGTCCAGCTTCATCAGGGAGAAGGGCAAGGATTGGCATGGGGGTGCGACTTGACATATGACTATGTCCAAATCAACGCCACTTACAGAACGTAAGCGGATTGTCATTAAATTAGGCGGCAGCATGCTGGAAGGATTGAGCGAACAGTTCTTCATTCAGCTGAAACAATTGATGGCGGATGGAGTGGCTCCGATCATCGTCCATGGCGGCGGTCCGGCTATCAATCAAGAGCTTGCGAGAAGCGGTGTCACATCGACAGCGGTGAACGGTATCCGTGTTACGTCTGACGAGGCAATCGGCATCGTCCAATCAACATTGATCGGCAAAGTGAATCCGGCTTTGGTTCATCAGCTAAATAGCGAGGGCATTGCAGCGATCGGCTTGAGCGGATTCGATGGGCAACTGATTACATGCAGCTTCTTAGATGAAAAGGTATATGGCAATGTCGGGGAAATCCAGAACATCCGGACGGAAGTGTTGGAGAAGGTGACGGATGCCGGCTTCATGCCGGTACTATCCTGCATTGGCGTTTCTGAAGATGGCAAGCCTCTTAATATTAACGGGGATACCGTTGCAAGCCGGATTGCGCTTGCAGTGGAAGCGGATAGTCTGCTGCTCGTGACGGATACACCCGGCATCCGGATCCATGATGAAGTGCAACAAACCGTTTCGCCATCTTCCATTACAAAATGGATCGAGACTGGCGACATTTATGGCGGTATGGTGCCGAAAGTGGAAGCGGCTCTTGCTTGCTTGTCGGCGGGCATTCCGTCCGTCAAGATTGTTGATCAGCATTTAAGCGGGACGGATATACGCAGTGAGGGGGTTACGGCTTGAGTGCTTTATTCAACAACTATGCACGGCGACCGGTCCATCTTGTAGAGGGGCAAGGGACCCGCGTCATGGATGACCAAGGAAAAGAATATTTGGACTTCACGAGTGGGATTGCAGTTGTCAGTCTCGGGCATGCGCATCCGGCCATTGTGGAAGCCGTGCAAAAGCAAAGTGAAAAACTATGGCATACATCGAATATATTTGCTAGCCCGGAACAGGAAAAACTGGCTGCATCGCTTGTGAACGATACGCATTTCGGCCATGTCTTCTTCTGCAACAGTGGAGCGGAGGCGAACGAGGCGGCTATCAAATTGGCCCGCAAACATACGCAGAAGCATACGATCATCACATTTGAACAGTCTTTCCATGGCCGTACAATCGCGACCATGTCGGCAACCGGACAGAAAAAGGTCCAAGAAGGGTTCGGTCCATTGCTCGAGAAATTCAAGACGATCCCTTACAATGACATCGATACGCTGAAAGCCGCTGTTGATGATGAGGTGGCGGCGATCATGCTTGAGGTCATCCAAGGAGAAGGCGGCGTCAACCCGGTCAGTCCTGAGTTTGCGCAAGCCATTTCGGATATTTGCCAAGAGAAAGGCATTCTCCTCATTGTGGATGAAGTGCAGACTGGAATCGGGCGGACTGGTACACGCTATGCGTATGAGCAGACTGTTTTGAAACCGGATATCATGTCACTTGCAAAAGGATTGGGCGGAGGATTCCCAATCGGGGCGATGCTCGGAACCCCGGCTTTATTCGACGCGTTCGGTCCCGGCTCGCATGCGACGACGTTCGGCGGCAATCCACTTGGCGTGGCGGTGGCTCAGACGGTGATCGACCATGTATTCCAAGACGATTTCTTGAAGCAGGTAAATGAACTCTCTTCGTATTTGGTCGAGCAATTGAAGTCCGTTCTGCCGGAAGATCGCTTTACGGTCAGAGGCTCCGGTCTTCTTGTCGGTGTCGCTTGTCAAGAAGAAGTCGCATCGTATATTTCAAAAGCGGAAGAAGCCGGCCTGTTAGTCGTGCAGGCAGGGCCGCATGTCATTCGTCTCCTGCCGCCGCTCACCGTGACGAAAGAGGAGATCGACAAAGCTGTGGAACTGTTGGCATCTGTCCTCGGTATCCCGGTATCTTAAAAAAAGGAAAGGTTTGAATTAAGGCGTTCAGTGAAGCGCTATTCAAAATTGACCTACATCTGATTAGTAAAAGGCTCGC containing:
- a CDS encoding acetylornithine transaminase; translated protein: MSALFNNYARRPVHLVEGQGTRVMDDQGKEYLDFTSGIAVVSLGHAHPAIVEAVQKQSEKLWHTSNIFASPEQEKLAASLVNDTHFGHVFFCNSGAEANEAAIKLARKHTQKHTIITFEQSFHGRTIATMSATGQKKVQEGFGPLLEKFKTIPYNDIDTLKAAVDDEVAAIMLEVIQGEGGVNPVSPEFAQAISDICQEKGILLIVDEVQTGIGRTGTRYAYEQTVLKPDIMSLAKGLGGGFPIGAMLGTPALFDAFGPGSHATTFGGNPLGVAVAQTVIDHVFQDDFLKQVNELSSYLVEQLKSVLPEDRFTVRGSGLLVGVACQEEVASYISKAEEAGLLVVQAGPHVIRLLPPLTVTKEEIDKAVELLASVLGIPVS